From a region of the Acinetobacter calcoaceticus genome:
- the amvA gene encoding multidrug efflux MFS transporter AmvA, whose product MQKKWLILTIIVLIYLPVTIDATVMHVATPSLSAALNLTANQLLWIIDIYSLIMAGLILPMGALGDRIGFKKLLFIGTAIFGVGSLAAAFSPTAYALIASRALLGLGAAMLIPATLSGIRNAFTEEKQRNFALGLWSTVGGGGAAFGPLVGGFLLEHFHWGAVFLINIPIILVVLVMIVMIIPKQEEKTDQPINLGQALVLVVAILSLIYSIKSAMYNFSVLTVVMFVVGVSALIHFIRSQKRSTTPMIDLELFKHPVISTSIVMAVVSMIALVGFELLLSQELQFVHDFSPLQAAMFIIPFMIAISLGGPLAGICLNKWGLRLVSTVGILISGFSLWGLAQLNFSTDHFLAWACMVFLGFSIEIALLASTAAIMSSVPPNKASAAGAIEGMAYELGAGLGVAIFGLMLSWFYSRSIILPEELPTNLIEKASISIGETMQLASNLESPLGGQLIAVAQQAFSYAHSWVLTISAICFFFLTIFVWFSFPKKVS is encoded by the coding sequence ATGCAAAAGAAATGGTTAATTCTGACAATCATCGTCCTTATTTATTTGCCGGTTACAATTGATGCAACAGTGATGCATGTTGCAACACCATCTTTAAGTGCAGCATTGAATTTAACTGCCAATCAGCTTTTATGGATCATTGATATTTATTCACTGATTATGGCGGGTTTGATTTTGCCGATGGGTGCACTCGGTGACCGTATTGGCTTTAAAAAATTATTATTTATTGGAACTGCAATTTTTGGAGTTGGTTCACTGGCAGCTGCTTTTTCACCAACAGCCTATGCCTTAATTGCTTCCCGTGCTCTTTTAGGGCTAGGAGCAGCCATGCTTATTCCTGCAACTTTATCAGGCATTCGTAATGCTTTTACCGAAGAAAAGCAAAGGAATTTTGCACTTGGCCTTTGGTCTACAGTAGGGGGCGGTGGTGCCGCTTTTGGTCCATTAGTGGGTGGTTTTTTACTAGAGCATTTCCATTGGGGAGCAGTATTCCTCATCAACATCCCAATTATTTTGGTTGTTCTGGTCATGATTGTCATGATCATTCCTAAGCAGGAAGAGAAAACTGATCAACCAATTAATTTAGGCCAAGCTTTAGTGTTGGTTGTGGCAATTTTAAGTCTGATCTATTCAATTAAATCAGCCATGTATAACTTCTCAGTACTTACAGTCGTGATGTTTGTAGTTGGGGTAAGTGCTTTAATTCACTTCATTCGAAGCCAAAAAAGAAGTACCACTCCAATGATTGATTTGGAGTTATTTAAACATCCAGTCATTTCTACCAGTATTGTTATGGCCGTTGTTTCAATGATTGCTTTGGTTGGCTTTGAATTACTCTTGTCTCAAGAATTGCAGTTTGTGCATGATTTTTCTCCATTACAAGCAGCCATGTTTATTATTCCATTTATGATTGCAATTAGTTTAGGTGGTCCATTAGCAGGAATCTGTTTAAATAAATGGGGACTTAGACTTGTATCTACTGTTGGGATTTTAATAAGTGGCTTTAGTCTATGGGGACTTGCCCAGCTTAACTTTTCGACCGATCATTTTTTAGCGTGGGCGTGTATGGTCTTTTTAGGTTTTAGCATTGAGATTGCCTTACTAGCTTCAACAGCCGCCATTATGTCTTCTGTACCACCAAACAAAGCAAGTGCAGCAGGTGCGATTGAAGGTATGGCCTATGAGTTGGGTGCTGGTTTAGGTGTCGCTATTTTTGGCCTAATGTTGTCTTGGTTTTATAGTCGCTCAATTATTTTGCCAGAGGAACTCCCGACGAACTTAATTGAAAAAGCGAGTATTTCGATTGGTGAAACCATGCAATTGGCTTCTAACCTTGAAAGTCCTTTGGGAGGACAATTAATTGCAGTTGCTCAGCAAGCTTTTAGCTATGCACATAGTTGGGTACTTACAATCTCAGCCATTTGTTTCTTCTTTTTAACAATATTTGTCTGGTTTAGTTTTCCAAAGAAAGTAAGTTAA
- a CDS encoding TetR family transcriptional regulator has translation MAYLNRDQRREMILQAAMQVALAEGFTAMTVRRIASEAQTSTGQVHHHFSSGSHLKAEAFLKLMEQLDEIEQTLQTNSQFQRLFILLGAENIDKLQPYLRLWNEAELLIEQDVEIQKAYNLAMQSWHQTIVQAIESGKKEGEFKDISNSTDIAWRLIAFVCGLEGIYKLGLQGLTEDDFKRHTEVIIRLELL, from the coding sequence ATGGCCTATCTTAATCGTGATCAACGCAGAGAAATGATTCTGCAAGCTGCCATGCAAGTTGCTTTGGCTGAAGGTTTTACGGCCATGACGGTACGTAGAATCGCAAGTGAAGCCCAAACCTCTACTGGACAAGTTCATCATCACTTTTCGTCGGGATCTCACTTAAAAGCTGAAGCTTTTTTAAAGCTTATGGAACAGCTTGATGAAATTGAACAAACCTTACAAACAAATAGTCAATTTCAAAGACTCTTCATTTTATTAGGTGCAGAAAATATAGATAAACTTCAGCCCTACTTACGATTATGGAATGAAGCTGAACTCTTGATTGAACAAGATGTAGAAATACAAAAAGCTTATAACTTGGCCATGCAAAGTTGGCATCAAACGATTGTTCAAGCAATTGAAAGTGGAAAAAAGGAAGGCGAATTTAAAGACATATCTAATTCGACAGATATTGCTTGGCGGCTTATCGCTTTTGTGTGTGGATTAGAAGGAATTTATAAACTGGGATTACAAGGTTTAACTGAAGATGACTTTAAGCGCCATACAGAAGTGATTATTCGCCTAGAATTATTATAA
- a CDS encoding MaoC family dehydratase, with translation MNTRHFSQLPKAALAYPKVVQGLIFKKPKGPKILPQVEYVVDSLEIDQSHLKAYNEVCGFKNNGFVPAIYLAVLSQSLQMHMMTAEAFPFPILGLVHIRNQIKQTRPIGVTEKLTLSCKFGELKPHDKGVQFDFITTAKVGNEVVMEGLTTYLSRQKVEKRVGEKAKEEQVPAYVPKAEWDILENTGRRYAKVSGDFNLIHIHALTAKAFGFKQAIAHGMWSKAKALANLELPNAYEADVWFKLPMFLPSKVEFLTANADKKTDFLIRNTKSQKPHVAGTVKAL, from the coding sequence ATGAATACTCGTCATTTTAGCCAGCTACCAAAAGCGGCATTGGCTTATCCAAAAGTTGTGCAAGGTTTAATCTTTAAAAAGCCTAAAGGGCCAAAAATCTTGCCGCAAGTTGAATATGTGGTTGATAGTCTTGAGATTGATCAAAGTCATCTCAAAGCTTATAACGAAGTATGTGGCTTTAAAAATAATGGCTTCGTACCAGCAATTTATTTGGCTGTGCTTTCTCAAAGTTTGCAAATGCACATGATGACGGCAGAAGCTTTTCCATTTCCGATTTTAGGCTTAGTCCATATTCGTAACCAGATTAAACAAACCAGACCGATTGGTGTGACTGAAAAATTAACTCTGTCATGTAAGTTTGGGGAATTAAAACCGCATGATAAAGGTGTTCAGTTTGACTTTATTACCACGGCAAAAGTTGGCAACGAAGTAGTTATGGAAGGCCTAACGACTTATTTATCTCGCCAAAAAGTCGAGAAAAGAGTTGGCGAAAAAGCTAAAGAAGAGCAGGTCCCAGCTTATGTGCCAAAGGCAGAGTGGGATATTTTAGAAAACACAGGTCGCCGTTATGCGAAAGTGTCAGGTGATTTCAACTTAATTCATATCCATGCCCTTACTGCGAAAGCATTTGGCTTTAAGCAAGCAATTGCACATGGCATGTGGAGCAAAGCTAAAGCACTAGCGAACCTTGAATTACCAAATGCTTATGAAGCAGATGTGTGGTTTAAGCTGCCAATGTTCTTACCTTCAAAAGTTGAGTTCTTAACTGCCAATGCAGATAAAAAGACTGATTTCTTGATTCGTAATACGAAATCACAAAAACCGCATGTTGCAGGAACTGTAAAAGCATTATAA
- a CDS encoding serine hydrolase domain-containing protein, with protein MIKDILLADTHNYHGILDERFIDLAHQFSRLQDARTGQGGAALAVYFRGQKVVDIYTGLKSQTEAWQPDTLAVCYSTGKGILATLAHIVVSEGFLEYDKPISTYWPEFAQNGKEQMTLRHVLSHQSGMFDIRNTIESAREMLDWPHMLDMVAAVKPRFVAGEGNAYQALTFGWLVGGVLEKATGQSLAQLMQKYLVEPLDLDGAYFGVPASELDRVARLIIQSKPETKPVSASSEKKKSFKPRKSSLSEKMITWTGQNPQDFQDAMIPKGMKHFSFFSDEGLQTVIPAANGAFTANSLAKIYGMLANQGEWDGQQLIRPEIFKELSTIQSYARDRVMPIPMNWRLGYHRIITMGKRAKNGFGHIGYNGSGAWCDPERDLSFAYTHNFQIGSITGDYRLWGLTQEALRCTDQILKGRKGWF; from the coding sequence GTGATTAAAGACATTCTGTTGGCCGATACCCATAACTATCACGGTATTTTAGATGAACGTTTTATTGATTTAGCTCACCAGTTTAGCCGCCTTCAAGATGCCAGAACGGGACAAGGTGGAGCTGCATTAGCGGTTTATTTTAGAGGTCAGAAAGTTGTCGATATTTACACCGGTCTAAAATCACAAACTGAAGCTTGGCAACCAGATACCTTGGCAGTTTGCTACTCTACAGGTAAAGGTATACTTGCGACTTTAGCTCACATTGTAGTAAGTGAGGGTTTTTTAGAATACGACAAACCGATTTCGACTTATTGGCCTGAATTTGCACAAAATGGTAAAGAGCAAATGACATTACGTCATGTGCTGAGCCATCAAAGCGGTATGTTTGATATTCGAAATACCATCGAAAGTGCGAGAGAAATGCTCGACTGGCCACATATGTTAGATATGGTCGCGGCTGTTAAACCAAGATTTGTCGCGGGAGAGGGTAATGCTTATCAGGCATTAACATTTGGTTGGCTTGTTGGTGGGGTGCTTGAAAAAGCAACTGGTCAGTCTTTAGCTCAACTCATGCAAAAATATCTGGTTGAACCATTGGATTTAGATGGGGCATATTTTGGTGTACCAGCAAGCGAATTAGATCGTGTAGCACGTTTAATTATTCAATCGAAACCAGAAACTAAACCTGTATCTGCGTCATCTGAGAAGAAGAAAAGCTTTAAACCACGTAAAAGTTCACTTTCAGAAAAAATGATTACATGGACGGGACAAAACCCTCAAGATTTTCAAGATGCCATGATTCCTAAAGGCATGAAGCATTTTAGCTTTTTTAGTGATGAAGGGTTGCAAACCGTTATTCCGGCAGCAAATGGCGCTTTCACTGCAAATAGTCTGGCAAAAATTTATGGAATGCTTGCAAACCAAGGGGAATGGGATGGGCAACAACTGATTCGTCCAGAGATATTTAAAGAATTGAGTACCATCCAAAGTTACGCACGTGATCGGGTTATGCCGATTCCAATGAATTGGCGTTTAGGTTATCACCGTATTATTACCATGGGTAAGCGTGCTAAAAATGGCTTTGGACATATTGGCTACAATGGTTCAGGTGCGTGGTGTGATCCTGAACGTGATCTTAGTTTTGCTTATACTCATAACTTTCAGATTGGTTCAATCACGGGTGACTATCGTTTATGGGGGCTTACTCAAGAAGCTTTACGTTGCACCGACCAAATTTTAAAAGGCCGCAAAGGCTGGTTCTAA
- a CDS encoding 3-oxoacyl-ACP reductase → MTDQYQAFTQSPIGKFVVKNLGLPSPVALERFENAQPVVNGAVLVGAAPSSVLSGAIAQVLSNIHADSYVGNNVALQQDAAKVGLNLRPFNAGDKESKFKAVVFDASGIQNSEQLNELYKFFNPIARQVATSGRVIVIGTTPETAKTVKQAIAQRALEGFIKSVGKEFKKGITAQVVYVDEGAAANLESTLRFLLSPRSAYVSGQVVRISKADVVDVDWAKPLAGKTALVTGASRGIGEAIAHVLARDGAHVICLDVPQQQADLDRVAADIGGSTLAIDITAADAGEKIKTAAAKQGGLDIIVHNAGITRDKTLANMKPELWDLVININLSAAERVNDYLLENDGLNANGRIVCVSSISGIAGNLGQTNYAASKAGVIGLVKFTAPILKNGITINAVAPGFIETQMTAAIPFAIREAGRRMNSMQQGGLPVDVAETIAWFASTASTGVNGNVVRVCGQSLLGA, encoded by the coding sequence ATGACTGATCAATACCAAGCATTTACACAATCTCCAATTGGTAAATTCGTTGTTAAAAATTTGGGTTTACCATCGCCTGTAGCATTAGAGCGTTTTGAAAATGCTCAGCCAGTAGTGAATGGGGCAGTATTGGTTGGCGCGGCGCCGTCAAGTGTATTGTCTGGTGCGATTGCACAAGTACTTAGCAATATTCATGCAGACAGCTATGTAGGCAATAATGTTGCACTACAACAAGACGCTGCAAAAGTTGGTTTAAATTTACGTCCATTCAATGCTGGCGATAAAGAATCAAAATTTAAAGCAGTTGTATTTGATGCTTCTGGTATTCAAAACTCAGAACAGTTAAATGAGCTTTATAAATTCTTTAACCCGATTGCACGTCAAGTTGCGACTTCTGGTCGAGTTATTGTGATTGGTACAACACCTGAAACTGCAAAAACTGTAAAACAGGCGATTGCTCAGCGCGCTCTTGAAGGTTTTATCAAATCTGTAGGTAAAGAATTTAAAAAGGGTATTACTGCTCAAGTTGTCTATGTAGATGAAGGTGCTGCTGCAAACCTTGAATCAACTTTACGCTTCTTGCTTTCTCCGCGTTCAGCTTATGTATCTGGTCAAGTTGTTCGTATTTCTAAAGCAGATGTCGTTGATGTTGATTGGGCAAAACCGCTTGCTGGTAAAACTGCGTTAGTAACAGGTGCAAGCCGTGGTATTGGTGAGGCAATTGCACATGTATTGGCGCGTGATGGCGCTCATGTCATTTGTCTAGATGTACCTCAGCAGCAAGCTGACCTTGACCGTGTAGCTGCGGACATTGGCGGTTCTACATTGGCAATTGATATTACAGCTGCTGATGCTGGTGAAAAAATTAAAACTGCTGCTGCAAAACAAGGCGGTTTAGATATTATCGTCCATAATGCGGGTATTACTCGTGACAAGACTTTGGCAAACATGAAGCCAGAGCTTTGGGATTTAGTGATTAACATTAACTTGTCTGCTGCTGAACGTGTAAATGACTACTTGTTAGAAAACGATGGTCTAAATGCAAATGGCCGTATTGTTTGCGTATCATCAATTAGTGGTATTGCAGGTAACCTTGGTCAAACGAACTATGCTGCATCTAAAGCAGGTGTGATTGGTTTAGTGAAATTTACTGCACCTATTCTAAAAAATGGGATTACCATTAACGCAGTAGCACCTGGTTTTATCGAAACTCAAATGACTGCTGCGATTCCATTTGCAATTCGTGAAGCTGGCCGTCGTATGAACTCAATGCAACAAGGCGGTTTACCTGTTGATGTAGCAGAAACGATTGCATGGTTTGCATCAACTGCATCTACAGGCGTAAATGGCAACGTGGTACGTGTCTGTGGTCAAAGCTTGTTAGGCGCTTAA